A genomic segment from Chitinophagaceae bacterium encodes:
- a CDS encoding outer membrane beta-barrel protein — MFKINGREKKGIGNSWNSVLNAINAKDIYKVEMITEVPAFVKNQGYDVIIDILTLDANLYGKTFTAATFFNTRNNINPSTSFTLQHKKADFSISANNNNDRQTNFLQAKVMENENIISENRINTNFRFHGYSLNLGYGLRVDSANDLSVNLSMHRYKTISAFQNEYAYPTPVNNQNDDHINSGGEINLSYIHRKSKFITKSIVAKAKIENIEYNNRLAYMQPVKNDSISRLFQTKPMNWIVEYNYLNTRHETYNIEYGLQFYQKDYSQSYYTYTLDSFTNENINLVYAQKDSMRLTQYALRPYFKYDKDFTPKKNLILNLSSEWYSILPNNFKRKNYYLPDIDVSYKTLFDNNASLTYSISFNYSKPSEDYFTGQQYYNNPAEAHRGSADLAPGKTIGAGVEYLLVNKSTFSSELNCWHSFDDPTFFTAYDSINKLMVTSPNNGDKSYGIGDKLNFQKLIAKKLNLSIYSSIYYLKRTNRIINTGSSGIIYRLQPTIDYYLGRKYGNLNFWGIIEGNNVTSQGKTTGPLRYSLSYAKSIIQRKFTVVFILEEFLVKNREKKTYSVFNGLSQYSNIIRPSRLISIRFAYYFSNIRLAKFAKMKSASIKGERKAD, encoded by the coding sequence ATGTTCAAAATTAACGGCAGAGAAAAAAAGGGGATTGGAAATAGCTGGAACAGTGTTTTAAATGCCATTAATGCCAAAGATATTTATAAAGTAGAAATGATTACAGAAGTTCCTGCATTTGTAAAAAACCAGGGCTATGATGTAATTATAGATATTTTAACGCTTGATGCAAACTTGTATGGAAAAACCTTTACTGCGGCTACGTTTTTCAATACGAGGAATAATATTAATCCCAGTACCAGTTTTACATTGCAGCATAAAAAGGCCGATTTTTCCATAAGTGCAAATAATAATAACGACAGGCAAACAAACTTTTTGCAAGCTAAAGTTATGGAAAACGAAAACATTATTAGCGAAAACAGGATAAACACAAACTTCCGCTTCCACGGGTATTCTTTAAATTTAGGTTATGGCCTGCGTGTGGATTCTGCAAATGATTTGTCGGTAAATTTATCCATGCACCGTTATAAAACCATAAGTGCATTTCAAAATGAATATGCCTATCCCACGCCAGTGAATAACCAAAATGATGATCATATTAATTCAGGAGGAGAAATCAATTTAAGTTACATACATAGGAAAAGTAAGTTTATAACCAAAAGTATTGTTGCAAAAGCAAAAATTGAAAACATAGAATATAATAACCGGCTTGCTTATATGCAGCCAGTGAAAAATGATAGCATAAGCCGGCTGTTTCAAACAAAACCAATGAACTGGATTGTAGAGTACAATTATCTTAATACCCGGCATGAAACTTATAATATTGAATACGGCTTACAGTTCTATCAAAAAGATTATAGCCAGTCTTACTACACATACACGCTGGACAGTTTTACCAATGAAAATATTAATCTTGTATATGCGCAAAAAGATTCTATGCGATTAACCCAGTACGCTTTAAGGCCATATTTTAAATACGACAAAGATTTTACTCCAAAGAAGAACTTAATATTGAACTTAAGCTCGGAATGGTACTCCATATTGCCTAATAATTTTAAACGAAAAAATTATTACCTGCCCGATATAGATGTTTCTTATAAAACGCTGTTTGATAACAATGCTTCTTTAACATATTCAATAAGTTTTAATTATTCAAAGCCTTCGGAAGATTATTTTACAGGGCAGCAATACTATAATAACCCGGCGGAAGCCCATCGTGGATCGGCAGATTTGGCGCCCGGGAAAACTATTGGCGCAGGTGTAGAATATTTATTGGTTAATAAATCAACTTTTTCAAGTGAATTAAATTGCTGGCACAGCTTTGATGATCCTACATTCTTTACTGCTTATGACAGCATTAATAAATTAATGGTTACAAGCCCAAATAACGGTGACAAAAGTTATGGCATAGGCGACAAGTTAAATTTTCAAAAATTAATTGCTAAAAAGCTTAATCTTTCTATTTACTCCAGTATTTATTATCTTAAAAGAACCAATAGAATTATTAATACCGGCTCAAGCGGAATAATTTACCGGTTACAACCAACAATAGATTATTATTTGGGCCGCAAATATGGCAATTTAAACTTCTGGGGAATTATTGAGGGCAATAATGTTACAAGCCAGGGGAAAACTACCGGGCCGCTGAGGTATTCTTTATCTTATGCTAAATCCATTATTCAAAGAAAATTTACCGTTGTATTCATCCTGGAAGAGTTCCTGGTAAAAAACAGGGAGAAAAAAACGTATAGTGTTTTCAATGGGTTAAGCCAATATAGCAACATAATAAGGCCATCAAGGTTAATTAGCATAAGGTTTGCATATTATTTTTCCAATATCAGGCTTGCAAAATTTGCCAAAATGAAATCTGCTTCAATAAAAGGAGAAAGAAAGGCAGACTAA
- a CDS encoding 1-acyl-sn-glycerol-3-phosphate acyltransferase, with product MLYQLFKIPAKLCLRLYVRHLKINNKKWLAAEGPLLLACNHPNSFLDAIIYCSLFNRPVYSLARGDVFKNKIAGAILKSLNMLPVYRSSEGVENLEHNYATFSACKEIFKQNGIVLIFSEGKCVNEWHLRPLKKGTARLALSSWDEGIPLKVLPTGINYNRFYSYDKNVQLHFGTIICKKDVEQTNGFGRSVTSFNNILQKELQPLVYEITANDVGKRKEIFDFKIPRWKKVLLAAPAVLGCIFHLPLYLPALKTAKKLGKNNGHYDSILVAFLMLGYPFYVLMVMVLAYLFTHNIYSLWLLLAMPLFAWSYLQIKKG from the coding sequence TTGCTGTACCAGCTTTTTAAAATACCGGCAAAGCTTTGCCTGCGCTTATATGTAAGGCATTTAAAAATTAATAACAAAAAATGGCTTGCTGCCGAAGGGCCCTTATTATTGGCCTGCAACCATCCCAATTCTTTTTTAGATGCCATTATATATTGCAGTTTATTTAACCGGCCGGTTTACTCACTTGCCCGTGGAGATGTGTTTAAAAATAAAATTGCCGGCGCCATACTCAAATCTTTAAATATGCTGCCGGTGTACCGCAGCAGCGAAGGAGTGGAAAACCTGGAGCATAATTATGCCACTTTTTCTGCCTGCAAAGAAATTTTTAAACAAAACGGCATTGTACTTATTTTTAGCGAAGGCAAATGTGTAAACGAATGGCATTTACGGCCTTTAAAAAAAGGCACGGCAAGGCTTGCACTCAGCAGTTGGGATGAGGGCATCCCATTAAAAGTTTTGCCAACAGGCATCAACTACAATAGGTTTTATAGCTACGATAAAAATGTACAACTTCATTTTGGCACTATTATTTGCAAAAAAGATGTAGAACAAACGAATGGTTTTGGCCGCTCTGTAACTTCCTTCAACAATATTTTGCAAAAAGAGTTGCAGCCACTGGTTTATGAAATAACTGCTAATGATGTAGGGAAAAGAAAAGAAATTTTTGATTTTAAAATTCCCCGCTGGAAGAAAGTATTATTGGCTGCTCCGGCAGTTTTAGGCTGTATTTTTCATTTACCCTTATATTTACCTGCGCTTAAAACCGCAAAAAAACTGGGAAAAAACAATGGACATTACGATTCTATACTGGTTGCTTTTTTAATGCTGGGCTACCCTTTTTATGTATTGATGGTTATGGTGCTTGCCTATTTATTTACCCACAATATTTATAGTTTATGGCTTTTATTGGCAATGCCTTTATTTGCCTGGAGTTATTTACAAATAAAAAAGGGCTGA
- a CDS encoding YceI family protein yields the protein MKYRLFFAFLFVTVAAMAQHNHVPNNEGSKVKFQIKNFGITVTGYLSNLKGGITIDAGNVPQAIEVTCDVKTIDTDNEKETTICVKKNILAPINFHKSG from the coding sequence ATGAAATATCGTTTATTTTTTGCATTTCTTTTCGTTACAGTTGCTGCTATGGCGCAGCACAACCATGTGCCCAACAATGAAGGCAGTAAAGTTAAATTTCAAATAAAAAACTTTGGGATTACGGTAACCGGCTACTTAAGCAACTTAAAAGGAGGAATTACAATAGATGCCGGTAATGTGCCGCAGGCAATAGAGGTAACCTGCGATGTAAAAACCATTGATACCGATAATGAAAAAGAGACAACCATTTGCGTGAAGAAGAATATTTTGGCGCCGATAAATTTCCACAAATCAGGATAA
- a CDS encoding YceI family protein, with amino-acid sequence MREEEYFGADKFPQIRIKSKRIQPTNTPGNYYLFAYLTIKDVTREIQFPFTVALKEGGKLFTGEFTINRLDYHVGGESRVMGDNVKVLLSVMAK; translated from the coding sequence TTGCGTGAAGAAGAATATTTTGGCGCCGATAAATTTCCACAAATCAGGATAAAAAGTAAAAGGATACAACCCACAAATACGCCAGGCAATTATTATTTGTTTGCCTACCTCACTATTAAAGATGTAACCCGTGAAATACAATTTCCGTTTACAGTGGCGCTTAAAGAAGGAGGAAAATTATTTACCGGCGAATTTACCATTAACCGCCTGGATTACCATGTAGGCGGAGAAAGCAGGGTAATGGGAGACAATGTAAAAGTATTGCTGAGCGTAATGGCAAAATAA
- a CDS encoding (Fe-S)-binding protein yields the protein MHYISQVVFILLAGYAIWLFAKNIGQIRKNIALGKDESLSDNPFLRWKNVLLLAFGQKKMFRNPLVALLHFAVYAGFIIINIEVLEIVLDGSLGTHRLFLKPLGSIYPILINSFEILAFLVIISCAVFLIRRNIIKLRRFISKDLDGWPRSDANYILFTEIILMSLFLCMNATDRSLQLQGAPHYLDTGSFVVSGKLVPLFQNFSQSTLLGIERGCWWLHIIGIFAFLNYLPYSKHLHILLAFPNAYYASLKPMGEMQNMENIQTEVKYMMQPELAPTTSSEAASMKFGAKDVFDLSWKSLLDAYSCTECGRCSAACPATQTGKILSPRKIMMATRDRLEEVGKNIKANGVFKNDGKALLHHYITTEELRACTTCQACVQECPVSISPLQIIGELRRNLIMEESNAPQEWNGMFSNIENNFAPWKLSPDERDKWTQEI from the coding sequence CCTTTCTTACGTTGGAAAAATGTATTGCTGCTTGCCTTTGGCCAAAAGAAAATGTTCAGGAACCCATTAGTGGCCTTACTGCATTTTGCAGTATATGCCGGTTTTATAATTATTAATATTGAAGTGCTGGAAATTGTGCTGGATGGCTCACTGGGCACTCACCGGCTATTTTTAAAACCTTTGGGCAGTATATATCCTATCCTGATAAACAGTTTTGAAATTTTGGCATTTTTGGTAATTATTAGCTGTGCAGTTTTTTTAATCCGCAGGAATATTATCAAACTCCGTCGCTTTATCAGTAAAGATTTAGATGGATGGCCACGCAGCGATGCCAATTATATTTTATTTACCGAAATTATTTTAATGAGCCTTTTTCTTTGCATGAATGCAACAGACCGTTCTTTGCAATTGCAGGGCGCTCCTCATTATTTAGATACAGGCAGCTTTGTAGTTTCGGGCAAGCTGGTACCATTATTCCAAAATTTTTCGCAAAGCACTTTATTGGGTATTGAGCGGGGCTGCTGGTGGCTGCACATTATTGGTATTTTTGCCTTTTTAAATTATTTGCCTTACAGTAAGCACCTACATATTTTACTGGCTTTTCCCAATGCTTATTATGCCAGCCTTAAACCCATGGGCGAAATGCAAAACATGGAAAACATACAAACGGAAGTAAAGTACATGATGCAACCTGAGCTTGCACCAACAACCAGTAGTGAAGCTGCTTCCATGAAATTTGGCGCAAAAGATGTATTTGACTTAAGCTGGAAAAGCCTGCTGGATGCATACAGTTGTACCGAATGTGGCCGGTGCAGCGCTGCCTGCCCTGCAACTCAAACCGGCAAAATATTAAGCCCCAGAAAAATTATGATGGCCACCCGTGACAGGCTGGAAGAAGTGGGAAAAAATATTAAAGCCAATGGCGTTTTTAAAAACGACGGCAAGGCCTTATTACATCATTATATTACCACAGAAGAATTAAGAGCCTGCACTACCTGCCAGGCCTGTGTACAGGAGTGCCCGGTAAGCATCAGCCCTTTGCAAATAATTGGGGAATTGCGCCGTAATTTAATAATGGAAGAAAGCAATGCGCCACAGGAGTGGAACGGCATGTTCAGCAATATTGAAAATAATTTTGCTCCATGGAAATTGAGTCCCGATGAACGGGATAAATGGACGCAGGAAATATAG